DNA from Flavobacterium aestivum:
TTTGGCACAGCTTTTGTTTTTGTTTAATTAAAAAACATAAATCATGAAAAACATTATCACATTATTTCTAACCGTTATTTTTTCGATTTCATCATTGGCTAGTATTCCCGATCAGGAAAAGAAGATTTTGTTAAAATTATATAATGACACAAATGGAAGTCATTGGAATGTAAAATGGGATTTGAATGCACCAATATCTACTTGGTATGGAGTGAAAATTCAAAATGATAAAGTAGTTGCAATTAATCTATTAAATAATAACTTAGTAGGAAAGTTGCCTGTAGAGATTACCAAATTAGAAAATTTAGAGGGATTAAATTTATTTAAAAATCAGCTATCCGGACAAATACCTGAAAATATAGGAGATCTAAAAAATCTGAAAGAACTGAATCTTTCGTTTAACAAGTTAACAGGAGCTATACCTAATTCTATTTGTAAATTAACGCATTTGACCAAACTAATGCTTTTTATGAATGACCTATCTGGGGAATTACCAAGTGATATTGGTAATCTGAAAGAATTAGAGATAATATCATTATTCAATAATAATTTATCGGGACAATTACCAGTTTCATTGTATGAATTAAAAAAACTAAAAGACTTGGTATTAAGCAGTAATAAATTCTCAGGTCAAATTAGTTGGAGCGTTGCGGATATGGAGTCATTAGAAAATCTAAGCTTATTCGATAATAAATTAGAAGGTCAGATTCCTATGAATATGACTAAGATGAAAAATTTAGTAAGCATGAATGTTTCCTATAACTCATTTACAGGTTTGGTTCCTAGAGAAATAGCCGCTCTAGATGACTTTAACCTTACCATGCTTAATCAGAATGGAGTCGCTTTTCAGATGGAAGTTGCTAAAGAAAAAAAGGGTGTATTAGCAGCTGATGAATAATAAAGCGATTTAGTTTAAAAGCCCGGAAATGGCTTGAATTAAATGAAATAGACAAATAGTATTATGTCAATAAGCATAATGCTAAAATACAAAGGTTGATGTTATAATTGCTATAAAAATTTGATTATGTAGAATGTTATTTTGGTTAGTAATATTTCTATTTTTATTTGATTGTTTGTAAAATGCAATAGTTCATTTGTGGATTATTGCATTTTTTTTATGTCAAATTATTAAATGTAGATAATTTAATTTATATTTTTCATTATTTGTTAATTGGTTTTAGTGTGTTGATTTTCATATAATTGTATTTTAGTTGTCTATTTAAAAGCTTGCTTTTAAATCTTATGATTTCACTATTGCCAAAATTTTTTAGTAAATAGATATTATTTTTTTTGGTGGTTAATAATTTTAACTTACTTTTGTCTATAGAAATAGTAGAGTTTAAAAATAACCACTAAAACTAAAGTTTTGAAGACAATCAAAAACACTTCTTTTTTGATCAAGCAAGGATCTTTATCATTCGACACTCTTAGTCGAATGTGTTGTTGCTGTTAGTACCTTCAATTTTATACCATCTTACATTTTCTAATGATCAATTTTTAAAATAATTTATTGTAATCAATAATAAATTGTTTTGACGGTTAGGATGTGCTTATCTCAAAAATAATATTCAAATTAAATAAGTAATAATCAAAAAAGATAAAATGAAAAAACGAATGTGTTGTAGATAAAAAAAAACCATTTCTGCGGGAACAGAAATGGCAGGCTTAAAAAATTTAATCGCTAAACTAAACGGAAGAGAAAATTGATAGAATCAGTTTTCAGAATCCTTATTTATTAAACCAAAACAAAGTAATGAAAAAAAAGTTATATTATCTTTCATGGCTTAGCATTTTTCTGGTTTCATTTGGAATCAATGCACAAAATACTCAGCCACTTATTCAGTCTAAACTCGATGGAACTGTAATTAATAAAATCACAAATCAGCCAGTTTCAGGAGCTTCTGTAAATATTAAAGGGACTACGCACGGAGTAATAACAGATACAGAAGGTAAATTTTATTTTCAAACAGGTCAAAAATTTCCATATACATTAATCGTAACTTATATAGGGTATAAAAAAACTGAAGTAATAGTTGATGGAAATCCAGTTATCATCAATTTGGAGGAAGACCTTCAAGAATTAAATGAGTTGGTAGTTGTAGGGTACGGAGCCCAAAAGAAAAAAGATATCACAGGAGCAATAGCCTCGGTTCCAAAAGCAAATCTTAATCAAGTTACCTCTTCGGCAGATAATTTATTGAGAGGAGCTGTACCAGGAGTAGTGGTTACCCAAAGTTCAGGACGACCGGGAGCTTCTTCGAGTGTTCGCATTAGAGGAGGAAATTCAATTACAGCAGGAAATGAACCGCTTTATGTTGTAGACGGGGTATTGATTTACAATGATAACAATAATGGTACGGCAGGAGTGGCTTTAGCAGGAGCAGGAGTCAATGTATTATCAACTATTAATCCAGGTGATATTGAATCTATTGAAGTATTAAAAGATGCATCTGCAACAGCAATTTATGGATCGCGTGGTGCCAATGGGGTTGTTCTTATTACTACCAAAAAAGGAACCAAAGGGCAAGATATCATTTCATATCAAGGTTATTTTGGTGTACAATCAGTATCCAAAAAACTGAATGTACTAGGTGCTTCACAATGGGCAAGCTTGCGTAATGATGTTCAGGCAAGTATAGGACAAGCGCCTTCATTTACAGCTGAACAAATTGAAGCATTTAAAACATCGGGAAGCTATGACTGGCAGTCAGAAGTTTTTAGAATTGCACCCGTTCAAAATCATCAATTAACATTTTCAGGTGGAGATGACCGTTCCCGATATGCTGTTTCAGGAAGTTATTTCGATCAGGAAGGAGTTGTAATTGGAACAGATTTCAAACGAATTTCTCTTCGTGCCAATTACGAGAGGAATTATTCTCAAAAATTTAAGTTTGGAGTAAACACTAATTTTACCAATTCGATATCGAATGGGGTTGGAGCCAATAGTTCAGGTAGAGAACCTAGCCCGTTAGTTAGTGCATTGTTGATAGCTCCTGTAGTTCCTATTAGAAATCCTGATGGGAGTTATAATGTGACGCAGAATCCTTATGCGACTTCCGTAAATGGTTATATTCCAAATCCAATTAATGATTTAGAGAATACTACCAATGAGAACAAAATCAACAGAATTCTGACTAGCTTATTTGGGGAGTATAAAATCAACAAAGAAATTACAGCTAAAGTATCCGTTAGCGGTGATGTAATTAATACAAAGCAGAATTATTATGCTCCATCCAATACTACCAATGGAGCAGCGAATAAAGGATTGGCTTCTGTTGGTAATAGATTAGTGAGTTCAGTATTGAACGAAAACACTTTGAATTACAATACTCATTTTGGGAAGGACCACAAGTTTTCGGCTTTGTTGGGTTATACGCTGCAATATACCAATGGAGAAGTAGTTACAGCAGGAGCCAATAAATTTGTAAATGATGCTAACACCTATAATGCTTTACAAGACGGAACGGCTGCCAAGCCATCTAGTGATGCATTCGAAAGTGTATTGAAATCGTGGTTGTCAAGAGCAAATTATTCTTATAAAGGCCGATATAATTTTACTGCATCACTGCGTGCTGATGGATCATCAAGATTTGGATCGGAATCACTTTGGGGTTATTTCCCATCAGCAGGATTTTCCTGGAACATTACCGAAGAAGATTTTGCCAAAGATCTTGAAGGAGTAACCGAAGCTAAACTTAGATTAAGCGCTGGGACAACCGGAAATCAGGAAATTGGAAATTATCTTTCATTGGCTTCAATTGGTTCTGTCAATTATTCTTTTGGTGGTACGATTCAAACAGGATTGGCACCAACTCGTTTGGCAAATCCAGATTTAAGATGGGAAAAAACGACGCAATATAATATTGGTTTGGATTTATCACTTTTGGACAGAAAAATCAATTTTGTTTTCGATGCGTATTATAAAAAAACAAATGATTTGCTTATTAATGTTCCTATTCCGCTTACTTCAGGATATTCTACAGTTCTTCAAAATATTGGAGGGGTTGAAAATAAGGGGATCGAAATTGGTTTGATTACAGAAAACATAAAAACAGAAAATTTTTCATGGAATTCAAATCTGGTCTTTTCTGCCAATAAAAATGAAGTGGTAGAAATTGGAAATGGAGTTGACCAATTCTTTCCAGTAGTTCCAAATGGTTCTTTGTTGCAACAACAACCCGTAACGGTAAAAGTGGGTTCACCTCTAGGAACTTTTTGGGGATACAAGACGAATGGTATTTTTCAAACACAGGAAGAAATCAATACACAACCCAAAATAAACAGTCTTGCTAATACCAAAGTGGGAGATAGAAAATATGTTGATACTAATGGTGATGGAATAATTTCGGCAGCAGACAAAGGGGATCTTGGAAGTTCACAGCCAAAATTTGTTGGTAGTTTCAGTAATACACTTTCTTATAATGATTTTGATTTACAATTTTCATTTCAGGGAGCTTATGGAGGCAAAGTATTTAATGCTTTAAACCAGCAATTAGAAATCTCTACTCTCGGGACAAATGCCTCGGCAGTTCTAGAAGATCGTTGGACTCCCACTAATCCAAGTAATGAAATTCCTAGAGCATCAAGTTCTCCTCTGGGAATTGTATCAGAACGATATGTAGAAGATGCTTCTTTCTTGAGATTAAAACTCATCACTTTTGGATACACATTCCCTAAAAGTCTTTCTTCAAAAATTGGAACAAAGAGTGTAAAATTATATGTGTCAGCCGAAAACCTAATCACTTGGACGAAATACACGGGCTATGATCCAGAGGTGAGTTCTTATGAACAAAACAATTTATATCCCGGAATTGATTTTGGTGCTTATCCAAATTCTAAAACATTCATCACGGGAGTGAACGTAACTTTTTAAGTAAAATAAAAAAATAAAAGATGAAATGAGCATGGACGCAAATGGGTTATAAATGCCAATGTCGATATGCGAATTACATATAACTTTTACATATATGAAAAAGATAATAACATACCTATTAAGTGCCACTATATTAGTATCGTGCACCGAGCTGGAGGTAACGCCAACCTCCTTTATAACCGAAGAGAATTTCTTCAAAACTCAGGATGATGCCGTGGCGAGTGTAACAGCAGTTTATGCCTCTTTGAGTCTAGATCCGGGAGAACAGAGTCTATTTGGGAGAAATCTTTATTTCTTGACAGATATGGCTTCTGATTATGCTGCGGCAGGAGTTTCGGCTACGAATCCGCAAGTGAGGGCTTTAAGTAGTTTGACCCATGATGCCACTACGGATCGTGTTCAAGTGGCTTGGCGCCAAATTTATAATGGAATAAACAGAGCTAATGTAGCGATTGACAATATTCCTAAAACTTCAGGTTCTGATGTTGTAAAAACCAGATTGATTAATGAAGCCAAATTCATCAGAGCATTATTATACTTTCAGGCAGTTCGCCTTTGGGGAGGAGTTCCAATTACTTTACATGAGCCAACCTCCATTCAATTGGAGAGTTTAAAATCAAAAAGAGCAACTGTAAATGAGGTATATGCTCAAATTATTTCGGATTTAACAGCAGCAGAAAGTTTACCGACAATTTATCCTGCCAATGAAGCCGGACGAGCAACTTCGGGTGCAGCAAAAGCGATTTTGACCAAAGTGTATTTGACTAGGAAGGATTGGCCAAATGCAATTCTTAAAGCCAAGGAAGTGATTAATGGTGGATACGGATATGCACTTTTTGAAAATTTTGCTGACATATTTAATAAAACAAAAAAGAACGGAAAAGAGCACATTTTTTCAGTTCAGTTCGAGCCTAATCAAGCAGGAAATGGTTCCAGCGGAAGCACTTTTCAGGCAACTTCTTTCACCGGATTTACAGCGACAGAACCCGCAGATATCATTTCGGATGTAGCCTTGTTTTATGATATTTATGCAGCAGGAGATACCCGAAGAGATGTGAGTTATAAAAAGCAATTATTGAATCCGGCTACCGGAACGCTTTATACATTTCCGAAACCCATTTTTAGTAAATATTTAGACCTTACCAATTTAGCAACGCCAGGAAATGTAGCTATTAATTTTCCACTCATTCGCTATGCCGATATCCTTTTGTCTTTTGCGGAAGCGACCAATGAACAAAGCGGACCAACAGCAGAAGCTCTAGAAGCTGTGAATCAGGTAAGAAGAAGAGCATTTGGAAAACCAATCTTTACTCCGGATGCTACGGTGGATTTGATAGGACTTACAAATGTTCAGCTAAGAGCGGCAATCCGAGAAGAACGCAAAAAAGAATTTGTTCAGGAAGGACAACGTTGGTTTGATTTGGTTCGTTGGGGAACACTGGTTAGCGAAGTAAAAAAAGTAACTGCTAAAAACTCAGTTTCGGAAAGAAACAATTTGTACCCAATACCTCAAAGTGAGCGAAATATTGACCCTGTAGGGTTGCCACAAAATACAGGTTATTAATCTATTAAACTATAAAAAAATGAAAAATTTTAAACTCAATTGGAAAATCAAGAGCCCTCAAAATGGGCTATTAGTTATTGCTTTGTTTGTCGCACAATTTGGCTTTGCCCAAAATAAACCAGATGCGAACTATAAAGGCGTTATCGGTAAAACATTGGCTGACTCCAAGGAATATTGGCCAGAACCTGTAAGAGCACCTGCGGGTGCACCCAATATAGTTTGGATTTTACTGGATGATGTAGGATTTGGAGCCTCCAGTGCTTTTGGAGGTTTAATACAAACGCCAACTTTTGATGCGTTGGCCAATAATGGATTGCGTTATACCAATTTTCACACCACAGCAATTTGCGCCCCAACTCGTGCAGCATTATTAACGGGTAGAAATTCAGGAAAAGCTCATGTTAGCGGCTTCTCACACACCGTTCTTTCGGCTGGTTTTCCGGGTTGGGACGGAAGAATCCCATCAGATAAAGGAACGGTTGCTGAAATATTAAGAGAGAATGGGTATAACACTTTTGCAGTGGGTAAATATGGGGTAACTCCAGATGAGGATGCTACTGATGCAGGTCCTTTTGACCGCTGGCCTACAGGGAAAGGATTCGATCATTTCTTTGGATTCTTAGGATCGCAGACAGATCAGTATAAACCTGATTTGGTAGAAGATCAGGCACATGTAAAACCAGACGGAAGACATTTGACTGATCAAATTACCGATAAAGCTATTGGCTATATTCAAAGACAACAAAAAGCAGCACCGGGAAAACCATTCTTTCTGTACTACGCACCAGGAGCAGTTCATGCACCACATCAGGTAGAAGCTTCTTGGAGTGATGCTTATAAAGGGAAATTTGACGAAGGTTGGGATGTATATCGCGAAAAAGTATTGGCAAATCAAAAGAAATTAGGAGTAATCCCTACCAATGCCGTATTGCCGGAACGTAATGCACTTATTACCGAGTGGAAAAAACTAACTCCAGACCAAAAGAAAGTGTATACAAGATTCATGGAAGTGTATGCGGGATATCTTACCTATACTGATCACGAAATTGGTAGAGTGGTGAATTACTTGAAAGAAAGCAATCAATTGGATAATACTCTGATTTTTGTAGCTATCGGTGATAATGGAGCCAGTAAAGAAGGTACTTTGCAGGGAACAATAAGCCAAAACCTTTTTGCTAAAGGGGTGTCCGATGAACAAAATCTTCAGGATAATTTGAATAATATAGGAGAAATAGGTACTGCAAAAGGCTTGAATACCAACTATCCATTAGGTTGGGCACAAGCTACCAATACCCCTTTTAAAAATTGGAAACAAGATGCACATTCAGAAGGAGGAACGCGCAATCCGTTGATTGTTTTTTATCCAAAAGGGATTAAGGAAAAAGGAGGAATCAGAAACCAATATAGCCACGTAACGGATATACTTCCTACTACATTGGATATTGCCGGAATCAAAGCACCAGAAACGATTAGGGAAATCAAGCAAGATAAAATTCAAGGTTCATCTCTATATGCTTCGTTGAATGATGCTAAAGCCGAATCGTTACACAAAGTGCAGTATTACTATATTTTCGGAAACAGAGCTATTTACAAAGAGGGTTGGAAAGCAGCTGCAGCACACCTTCCGGATTCATTTGCATTAAAAAGTTCAATAGGTAAAGGTGAAGCTCCAAAACCAACCAATTTTGATACCGATGTTTGGGAGTTGTACAATTTAAACGAAGATTTAAACGAACGCGTAAACTTGGCTCAAAAATATCCTGAAAAATTGGCTGAGCTTAAAAAATTGTTTGATGAGCAAGCCAAAGAAAATAATTTGTATCCGTTGATTGATTGGCAAGATGTATTGGGTAGAAAAATACATAATGCTAGTGGAGACAAAAATCAAAATCTTCAGGAATTGATTCATAAAGGAGCACAATCCGGAAGCAGTAATTAAGAGTTTGGAGACCTAACAGGTTTTTAAAACCTGTTAGGTCTAATCAGGAGTATAGCTTTAATTGTTATGCACTAATCATAAATCATTAAAAAAATGAAACGAGTAGATTATCAAACAATAGGAAAGAAGATTATCGTCGGGGTGATTGTCTTTATAGTGCCACTAGCCATTTTGGCTGGCGGTTTAGCATTAGTAAATTATATTTTAAAATAAGAAATCATGGCAATAGATCAAAATTTAAAAAGAAAACTAACAAGAGACTTAAGCATTAGTCTTTTGATTTACACCTTGCCGGTATTGGCAATCTATCTTTATTTTAAGTTAAGCAATGGTATCGTAACAGAATCACAGCTTACATTACCATCATTTTTAGAATTTGTAAAACCTGCATTCCAAAATATTCGAACATGGGGTTTGATTGCTTTTATGCTCGTTTTAGGAGTCATAGAATTTGCAGCAGGTTTGTATGATGACCAATGGACAGGAACGGAACGCAAAATTGATATCATTTGTTTTTTAGCTCCAAAGTTGCTTTTACCGCCCGTAATTGCTTTTTTTAGCTTGACAGTTTTACCTTTTTTAATTCCAAATCTTGAAAATACACTTTCATGGGTTCCGTTTTGGGGAGGATTTTTTCTGATTGCGGTTGCAGATGATTTAACGCAATATTGGTACCATCGTTTGCATCATCAAGTACCGTTTTTATGGCGTTTTCATAGAACACATCATTCGGCTCCGTATATGGGAATGGCGATGGCTTCAAGACAAAATTTTATTTATACCGTGTTTTTCTCCCAAATTTATTTGACGGCTACATTGACTTACTTAGGCTTAGGATTGCCAGCTTTGTTTGTTACCGTTATAAAAAGTTTTATCACCTTGGGAGCACATTCCAGTATAGCTTGGGACAAACCGTTTTATAAATACAAAGCATTACACCCGATAGCATGGGTTTTGGAACGTTTGATTTCGACTCCAGCAACGCATCATGCGCATCATGCTGATACAAGCGGTGACGGAGTAGGTCATTTTAAGGGAAACTTTGGGAATATGTTTTTCCTGTGGGATGTGATTTTTGGAACGGGTTTAATCACTCGAAAATTCCCTGAATCATACGGTACGAAATCATATAAAAGCGAAGAATGGTATGCACAATTTCTTTGGCCTATATTCAAGTCTAAAAAAGAGGGAAGTCCATTAGTAGAGGGTGTACTTGCGTTGCCAATTTCTCAAAAAAGAGATATTGTTCCAACGAATCAAAGTTATTATGAACCATTACAATCTTAAAGTATTATGAAAAATAGAACATTAAAAAAAAGTATTACAGCAGTAGTCTTGCTGTTAGGAATTGTTGGTTTGGCTCAAAATCAACAAATAACATTGCCTTTGGATTCTTTTTACACGAAAATTAAGAGTGAAAAAAATCCACAGCTAATAGACGCTCGAAGTCCCGAAGAGTTTGCGTTAAACCATATTGATGGTGCGGTTAATTTTAATCTGCAAACGGAAAATTATGCAAAATATGTAGCTTCATTAGATAAATCAAAACCAGTATTTATTTATTCAATCAACATAGGAAGAAGTGGGGCATTGGCAAAAGAGTTATTAAAAAAT
Protein-coding regions in this window:
- a CDS encoding RagB/SusD family nutrient uptake outer membrane protein; the encoded protein is MKKIITYLLSATILVSCTELEVTPTSFITEENFFKTQDDAVASVTAVYASLSLDPGEQSLFGRNLYFLTDMASDYAAAGVSATNPQVRALSSLTHDATTDRVQVAWRQIYNGINRANVAIDNIPKTSGSDVVKTRLINEAKFIRALLYFQAVRLWGGVPITLHEPTSIQLESLKSKRATVNEVYAQIISDLTAAESLPTIYPANEAGRATSGAAKAILTKVYLTRKDWPNAILKAKEVINGGYGYALFENFADIFNKTKKNGKEHIFSVQFEPNQAGNGSSGSTFQATSFTGFTATEPADIISDVALFYDIYAAGDTRRDVSYKKQLLNPATGTLYTFPKPIFSKYLDLTNLATPGNVAINFPLIRYADILLSFAEATNEQSGPTAEALEAVNQVRRRAFGKPIFTPDATVDLIGLTNVQLRAAIREERKKEFVQEGQRWFDLVRWGTLVSEVKKVTAKNSVSERNNLYPIPQSERNIDPVGLPQNTGY
- a CDS encoding leucine-rich repeat domain-containing protein — its product is MKNIITLFLTVIFSISSLASIPDQEKKILLKLYNDTNGSHWNVKWDLNAPISTWYGVKIQNDKVVAINLLNNNLVGKLPVEITKLENLEGLNLFKNQLSGQIPENIGDLKNLKELNLSFNKLTGAIPNSICKLTHLTKLMLFMNDLSGELPSDIGNLKELEIISLFNNNLSGQLPVSLYELKKLKDLVLSSNKFSGQISWSVADMESLENLSLFDNKLEGQIPMNMTKMKNLVSMNVSYNSFTGLVPREIAALDDFNLTMLNQNGVAFQMEVAKEKKGVLAADE
- a CDS encoding sterol desaturase family protein; its protein translation is MAIDQNLKRKLTRDLSISLLIYTLPVLAIYLYFKLSNGIVTESQLTLPSFLEFVKPAFQNIRTWGLIAFMLVLGVIEFAAGLYDDQWTGTERKIDIICFLAPKLLLPPVIAFFSLTVLPFLIPNLENTLSWVPFWGGFFLIAVADDLTQYWYHRLHHQVPFLWRFHRTHHSAPYMGMAMASRQNFIYTVFFSQIYLTATLTYLGLGLPALFVTVIKSFITLGAHSSIAWDKPFYKYKALHPIAWVLERLISTPATHHAHHADTSGDGVGHFKGNFGNMFFLWDVIFGTGLITRKFPESYGTKSYKSEEWYAQFLWPIFKSKKEGSPLVEGVLALPISQKRDIVPTNQSYYEPLQS
- a CDS encoding SusC/RagA family TonB-linked outer membrane protein, whose protein sequence is MKKKLYYLSWLSIFLVSFGINAQNTQPLIQSKLDGTVINKITNQPVSGASVNIKGTTHGVITDTEGKFYFQTGQKFPYTLIVTYIGYKKTEVIVDGNPVIINLEEDLQELNELVVVGYGAQKKKDITGAIASVPKANLNQVTSSADNLLRGAVPGVVVTQSSGRPGASSSVRIRGGNSITAGNEPLYVVDGVLIYNDNNNGTAGVALAGAGVNVLSTINPGDIESIEVLKDASATAIYGSRGANGVVLITTKKGTKGQDIISYQGYFGVQSVSKKLNVLGASQWASLRNDVQASIGQAPSFTAEQIEAFKTSGSYDWQSEVFRIAPVQNHQLTFSGGDDRSRYAVSGSYFDQEGVVIGTDFKRISLRANYERNYSQKFKFGVNTNFTNSISNGVGANSSGREPSPLVSALLIAPVVPIRNPDGSYNVTQNPYATSVNGYIPNPINDLENTTNENKINRILTSLFGEYKINKEITAKVSVSGDVINTKQNYYAPSNTTNGAANKGLASVGNRLVSSVLNENTLNYNTHFGKDHKFSALLGYTLQYTNGEVVTAGANKFVNDANTYNALQDGTAAKPSSDAFESVLKSWLSRANYSYKGRYNFTASLRADGSSRFGSESLWGYFPSAGFSWNITEEDFAKDLEGVTEAKLRLSAGTTGNQEIGNYLSLASIGSVNYSFGGTIQTGLAPTRLANPDLRWEKTTQYNIGLDLSLLDRKINFVFDAYYKKTNDLLINVPIPLTSGYSTVLQNIGGVENKGIEIGLITENIKTENFSWNSNLVFSANKNEVVEIGNGVDQFFPVVPNGSLLQQQPVTVKVGSPLGTFWGYKTNGIFQTQEEINTQPKINSLANTKVGDRKYVDTNGDGIISAADKGDLGSSQPKFVGSFSNTLSYNDFDLQFSFQGAYGGKVFNALNQQLEISTLGTNASAVLEDRWTPTNPSNEIPRASSSPLGIVSERYVEDASFLRLKLITFGYTFPKSLSSKIGTKSVKLYVSAENLITWTKYTGYDPEVSSYEQNNLYPGIDFGAYPNSKTFITGVNVTF
- a CDS encoding arylsulfatase — protein: MKNFKLNWKIKSPQNGLLVIALFVAQFGFAQNKPDANYKGVIGKTLADSKEYWPEPVRAPAGAPNIVWILLDDVGFGASSAFGGLIQTPTFDALANNGLRYTNFHTTAICAPTRAALLTGRNSGKAHVSGFSHTVLSAGFPGWDGRIPSDKGTVAEILRENGYNTFAVGKYGVTPDEDATDAGPFDRWPTGKGFDHFFGFLGSQTDQYKPDLVEDQAHVKPDGRHLTDQITDKAIGYIQRQQKAAPGKPFFLYYAPGAVHAPHQVEASWSDAYKGKFDEGWDVYREKVLANQKKLGVIPTNAVLPERNALITEWKKLTPDQKKVYTRFMEVYAGYLTYTDHEIGRVVNYLKESNQLDNTLIFVAIGDNGASKEGTLQGTISQNLFAKGVSDEQNLQDNLNNIGEIGTAKGLNTNYPLGWAQATNTPFKNWKQDAHSEGGTRNPLIVFYPKGIKEKGGIRNQYSHVTDILPTTLDIAGIKAPETIREIKQDKIQGSSLYASLNDAKAESLHKVQYYYIFGNRAIYKEGWKAAAAHLPDSFALKSSIGKGEAPKPTNFDTDVWELYNLNEDLNERVNLAQKYPEKLAELKKLFDEQAKENNLYPLIDWQDVLGRKIHNASGDKNQNLQELIHKGAQSGSSN